Sequence from the Streptomyces mobaraensis NBRC 13819 = DSM 40847 genome:
GCGTCGGTGCGCAGATCGCCCGTCATCTGCGGGAAGGCGGGCAGGTACATGTCCGTGGCCAACGGCATCACGAACGCCAGCAGCACCAGGGCAGCCGTCATCAAAGGCATCGGAGATCTCCAGGGAAACGGGCACAGCGAGCGGCAGCCGCACCGACCCCGCAGCGCTTGCGGGCGGGGACTCGAGCCGGACGCCTCGGAACGGGACACCGCTGTCCCGTGCGAGGTTTCCTGCCGCCGACGACGACCGTAGGCGGGGTCCTCCGCCGGCACATCGGCCCTGGGACCGGAATGACACCCTCCGCCCGACCTAGGGCAAACGGCGCGAAGAACAGCGGCTGCGCCACTCGTCCTCGAACCCCCTCAAGGGGGGCACTGCAACGAGCTGACTCCCGCGTCACACCTTCCCCGCGCGGCGTTCCGCCACCAGGAGCCAGACGAGGTACGCGCCGCCCAGGACGCCCGTCACCGCGCCCACCGGCAGGCGGTCGGCGCCGGAGAGGGAGACGAAGCCGATCGGGCCGGCGGCGGCCGTCGCGGCCGCGGTGAGGAGGGTGGCCGCGGCCATCAAGGCCAGGCGGGTGCGTTCCACCGGCACCCCGAGCGCGTGCGCCGCGTCGTCGCCGAGTTCCATCGTCGAGAGGCGGCGGCCGTACGCGGTGACCACCGGCGGCAGGACCGCGCAGGCGACGGCCGGCGGCCCCACCCCGTCCCAGCGCCCCCGCGTCTGGTGTCTCGGCGCTTGGTGCGCCCGCGTCTGGTGTCTCCGCGCCCGGCGCCCCTGCGTCCGATGTCTCCGCGCCCGGTGCGCCCGCGTCCGGCGTCCCTGCCTCTGGTGTCTCCGCGTCTGGCGTCCCCGCGCCAGGCGTCCCCGTTTCCGGCGTCCCCGCGCAAGGCGTCCCCGCGTCCGGCGCCCCCGCGCCCGAGGCGCTCGCCCCTGGTCACGCTGGACGAGACGGCGGTCGCGGCGCTGGAGGCGAGGTGGGGGACCGGCTGAGGGCCGGCTCGGCCCCTCCGGCGTCACGGACGCCGCTCAGTCCACCCACACCCGCACCAGGCATCTGCGGGCGCGCGGGTCGGGCGAGTCGGTGAAGGCGGTGCGGCCGTGCAGTACGACGGTGTTGTCCAGCAAGAGGAGGTCTCCCCGGCGCAGGGGGACGCGCAGGGCGGTGCGCGGGTCGGACAGGATCCGGTCGACGGCGTCGAGGGCCGCCCGCTCGTCCGGAGCCAGTGGCGCGCCCGCTTCCTGGTGGGCGCGTTCGATCCCCCGACGGTTGTAGTGGACGCGCAGGCCGGCGCCGTGCCGCCGGAAGACGGGACGGCGCCGGTCGAAACCGGGCCCCCGACCGAAGCGGAAGTCCTGGTAGAGGCGGGGCAGGGCCCAAGGGGCGTCGGTGAGAAGCCTGTTGTGCAGGGCGTGGCCGCTGGCCAGTAGCGAATCTCCGCCGTGTGCGGCCGGCCGTACGCACAGCAGCCCGAGCACGCGCGGGGGATGGGGCGCCGGGGTGCGGTCGGTGTGGAGGGTCAGGGCGAGGTCGGTCTTGCCGAGCCCGGCGTTGTCGGCCACGGCGACGAAGCCGCCGGCGTCCGCCGGCCGCACCGCGCCCAGCGAGGCGGCGAGCCGCCGGCACAGGGCGGCGCACTCCGGGTCGGTGCGGCCGGCCACGGGAAAGCCGCGGATCACGACGAACCCGCGGCCGTTCCACAGGCGCCGGGTGATCTGCGCGGCGAGGTCCGCGACTGCCCTCCCCGGAACGGGCCCCAAGTCCTGCCCGCCGCTGCCCAGTTCGCGCGCACAGGCAGGTGGCATCGGAAGCAGCCAGTCCTCCGCACCGAGGGTGTCGCCGGTCCAGGTCGTGGGCGCTTCGACCGGGGTGGGCTGAGTCATCCGCTCACCTTTCCGCGGCGGTTGTCCGCCGACGCGTTCCGTCCGGAACGTACCCGACGGCACGGCCGGGCGCAGCCCCGGTACGCGCCGTTCCGGGGGAGCGCGGGCGTGTGACGGTTGCCGTGCCGGCTCCCGGGGCGCCGGGGCGGCGGCCGGCGCCGAGCGCCCCACTCGGCGCCGACCGAGGCTCCCGTGTGCGGACCTGGCCGGGGCCGACCCGTCGGGAAAGACGCACCCGGGGACGGAGAAGGACATCCCCCGGTTCTGCGAACGGCTGTTCGCCGCGCACGCCCCGGCGGCGTCCGGACGCTGCTCTCGACGCCGGCTGCGGCACCGGCCGGCACGTCGCCTACTTCACCGAGGCGGGAGTGGACCGCGTCGGCTTCGACTGCCAGGAGAACATGACGGCCTTCGCCCGCGAGCGGCGGCCCGGACCGGACTACCGCGTCGACGACATGCGGTCCCTGCGCCCGGGCCGCGCCTTCGACGCCGTCACCTGTTTCGGCTGGGCGCTGTCCAACCTGCACACCGACGCGGACGTGTCTCGCTCGGTGGAGACCTTCGCCGTCCACTGCCGGCCCGGCGCGCTGCTGTTCGCGCATGTGCCCAACCCGCTCGCCGACCCCGTGGAGGCCGCGTTCCAGCGCCACTTCACCCTCGCGAGCCCCTCCTTCACCGCGACCGCCGGGCCACGTACACGCTCGACCGCCGCCGGCAGCTCCTCACCCGCGGGCGGCTGTGGCGCGTCCCACCACCCCGGGATCCCGGACCTTTCCCGACTCCCCGCATTCCCCGGGTGCTTCGGGCGGGGATCTGTCCGGAGGCGCCCTGTACGTCCTGGCCCGCTACGCGGGCGTCTGACGCCCGCCGCCATCCGGAAAGCCGCCCTTCTCCCGCCCGCCCGACTGCCGCAACGGTATGGGGGAAACCGGTGGGACGAACCACACGGCCTTGATGGATCAGGGGAGATACTGCGCTTTCAAGAGTTTCGGCAGGCGCGTTCGAGTGAACTTGGGGCGCGCGCGACGGAAGTTTTGCGCCCTTGCGCCCCCCGCGGGTCAGTGATCCCCGCCCATGACCGTGGCACACGCCGGTATGAATTGTTGACGTGCCCCGAGCAAGTCGCACAACGGGGGAAAACGGGAAGGGTGGGACGGAATCCGTGATTCGAGTTCTCCTGGTGCACGACACCTCGCTGCTGCGCACCGCCCTCATGGAACTGATCGGAAGAGAACCGGAGTTCGAGGTGCACGCCGCGCCGTGGCGCCGCGCGGTCCTGACCGCGCGGACAGTGCGCCCGCGCGTCTGCGTCGTCGACATGGACAGCCCCCACGCGGCCGGACCGGGCCTGCGCGAACTGTCCGGCGGATGCGCCGAGGGGGACGCGCGCCCGGCCCTGCTCGCGCTGGCCACCGCGGAACGGCCGGGGCCGCTGCGCCGGGCGTACGAGGAGGGGGCCTTGGGGTACTTGAGCAAAAACGCTTCACCGGACCGGCTGGTCGAGGGCATCAGGTACGTCGCCAAAGGCGAGCGCTACATCGACGAATCCCTCGGCTTCGGCTTCCTGGAGGCTTCCGAGATCCCGCTCACCCGCCGTGAACTGACCGTCCTGTCACTCGCCGCCGAGGGCGCCGGCGTCGGGGAGATCGCCCGCAGCCTGCACCTGTCGCACGGGACCGTACGCAACTACATGTGCGCGATCACCCGGAAGACCGGGGCGCGCAACCGGGTGGACGCCATAAGAGTCGCCCGGGGGGCCGGCTGGGTCTGACGGGCCGCCGGCCGTCGCCTCCGCCATGAGGTCGCGGTACAGCGGGGACGCGCGGAGCAGCTCCGCGTGGTCCCCGCACACCGTGTGCGGCCCGTCCATCACCAGCACCCGGTCCGCGCGGAGCGCCGAGGCGGCCCGGTGCGCGACGACGACCAGGGTGCCGCCCGGCCGCCGGGCGAACGCGTCCTCGGCGCGGGCCTCCGCGGCCGGGTCCAGGTGGCAGGTCGCCTCGTCCAGCAGCGCCAAAGGCGCCGGGGACAGGTACGCCCGGGCCAGCGCGATCCACTGCCGCTCGCCCGCGGAGAGCCCGGCGGGCGCGACGACCGCCCCGAACCCGCCCAGCCGCTCGGCCAGTCCGGCCATGCCGACGGCTCGCGCCGCCGCCCACAGTTCGTCCTCCGGCACCGGGTCCGGCCGGAAATAGCCGAGGTTCTCGGCCAACGTCCCCGAGAAGACGTACGCCTCCTGCGGGATCAGCACCCGCCCCGCCCGCGCGGCCGTGTCCCGCGCGGGCAGCCCGCCGATGGTGACGTCACCGCGGGCGGGCACCAGCAGCCCGGCCGCCAGCCCGGTCAGCGTCGACTTCCCGATCCCGCTCGGGCCCACGACGGCGAGCCGGGCCCCCGGCGGGACGCGGAGGTCCAGCGCGTGGACGACGGGGGCGGCGTGGGGGCCGTAGGCGAAGGTGACACCGCGGAGTTCCAGGGCGGGTGCGGGTGCGGGTGCGGGTGCGGGTGCGGGTGCGGGTGCGGGCGCGGGCGCGGGCGGCGCGGTCGCCGCCGTGCCGCCGGGCCGCGGAAGGCGCCCCGGGGCCTGCCGCGCCGTCGCGGGAGCGCCTGCCGGCATCCGGTCCGCGGCGGGATCCGGCGCGTTGTCGGCCGCCGAGGGCTCGGGGGCCGCGGTCGGCCCGTCGGGCCGCGGGAGGCGGCCCGGGCCTTGCGGTGCCGCCTCCGCCGCCGACCGGGCCGGTCCGCGCGGGGTGTTCGTCGGCGGTCGGTCCCCGGTACGGTCCGGCGGCGACGGAACGGCGGCGGTCACGCGGCCCGCGACGTGCCCCGGCCGCGCCGCCTTCGCCGTCGGTCCGGACCGCCCCGCCGGGGGCGCGGCCGTCGGGGCGCGCGTGGCGGCCGGACCCGCCGGCCCGTTCGTCACCGCGGCACCCGCCGCGGGTGCGTCCGGTGGCCCGTCGGCCGAGCGGTGGGGGAGGGGCCCGCCGGACGTCCCCCCGGACCCGCCGGACCCCGCCGTCAACCGCCGTATGACGACGGCGAGTCGTGCCCCGCTCGCGCCCAGGCCGTGGACGAGTTCCTGGACCGCCGGGAGGAGGGACTGGGTCACGTAGGCCAGCGCGCCGACGAAGGCCCCGGGGGTGGTGCCGTGGTCCAGGAGCCAGGGGGCCAGGACGAGGAGGAGGATCACGGGGAGGCGGCCCGCGAGGGTCAGGGCGGCGACGCGGACGAGGGACCAGCGGGCCAGGGCGCGGGCCGCGTCGCGTTCGGCGTCGACGAGGGCGCCGGTCGCGGCGGCGACGCGCCGCTCCGCGCCGCCCGCCGTGATGTCCCGCAGCCCGCGCGCCACGTCGTCGAGGGAGCGGGCGAGCGCCTCGTCCGCCACCAGTACCGCCTCCTGGCGGCGGGCCAGCACCCGTAGCGTCACCAGGAACAGCAGCAGTCCCAGGAGCAGCGGCGGCACCACGGCCAGCAGCAGGGCGGGCGCCAGGGCGCACAGGCCGGCCAGCGCGCCGCCGGCCGTGAAGACGAACGAGCGGGAGACCATCACGAGCCCGGCGAACGTGTCGCGGGCGATCTCCACCTGGTGGGTGAGGCGGGACACCGCCGCGGCGTCGCCGTCCGCCAGGGCCCGGCCGACGACCCGCCGGACGAGGCCGTCGCGCAGCGGCTCCACCAGGTCGGCGGTGGCGCGGTAGGTGCGCCCGGTGCCGTACGCCCCGGCGAGGACGGCGAGGGCGGCCAGGCCGAGCCAGCCGAGGCCTGTGGCCGCCCGGCCGGCGAGGAACCCCCGGTCCAGGGCCCGGGCCAGCGCGTAGCCCAGGGCGAAGGTGTGCCCCGCCTCCAGCACCGACCAGCCGGCGAGCCGGGCCAGGGCGCCCCGCCGGGCGGCGAGGAACCGCAGCCCCTGGCGGGCGGTCGACGGCGTACGGCCCGGCTCAGGCACCGAACACCGCCCGGTACTCGGGCAGCCGCCACAGCTCCGCGTGCGGCCCGGCCGCCCGTACCCGGCCGTCGTCGAGCCAGACGACCCGGTCCGCGCGGGCGGCCGTCGAGGCGCGGTGGGCGACGATCAGCCGGGTGCGGGCGGCGACGTCGTGCAGCAGCGCGCGGCCGACCTCGCGTTCGGTGGGGGAGTCCAGGCTGGACGTGGCGTCGTCGAGCACGAGGACGCGTTCCGCGTGCGCGAACGCCCGTGCCAGGCCGAGGCGTTGGACCTCGCCGCCGGACAGGGGCGCCGCCGCGCACGGCGTCGCGTACCCCTCCGGCAGCCGGCGGACGAAGCCGTCCGCGCAGGCCGCGCGGGCGGCGGCGGTCACCGCCTCGTGCCCCGGGTCGGCCGCGCCGAACGCGATGGTGCCGCCGATGGTGCCGCCGAGGAGGGCGGGCCGCTCGAAGGCGTAGCCGACGGCGTGCCGCAGCGCGTCGTGGCTCAGCTCCGGGAGCGGGACGCCGTCCAGCGCGACGGTCCCGGCGTCCGGGTCGGCGAGCCGGCCGGCGAGCGCGGCGAGGACGGACTTGCCGGTGCCGGACCGGCCCACGACGGCCACCGACGTGCCGCCCGGGACGGTGAGATCGACGTCGCACAGGATGATCCGGTCGCCGCGCACGGCGGTGACGCCGCGCAGCTCCAGGGTGCCGTCGCCGGGCGGGGCCGGCCGGGTCCCGTACGCCGGGGCGGGGACGGCCAGCACCTCGGCCAGCCGGCCGGCGGCGGCCCGGGCCCGCACCAGCCCGCTCAACTGGCCGACGATCATGCCCACTCCGGTGGCGAGTACCGCGTACCGGGAGGCGGCCAGGACGTCGCCCACGCTGATCCGCCCCTGGGACAGCCGCAGACCGGCGACGGCGAGGACGGTGATCTGGAGCAGCGGTACGAGGGTGACGGCGCGGGCGGCGGCCCGGCCCTGGACCCGCCAGACCCGGTGCCCCTGCCGGGACAGTCCGCTCAACGGGCGCAGAATACGGGCGCGTTCGCGGTCGGCCGTGCCGGCGGCGGCGATGGTCCTCGCCCCCGTCAGGGCCTCGGCCAGCCGTCCCGCGATGTCCCCCTGGAGCCGCTGGTAGCGGGCGGCACAGTCGGTGGAGGCGCGGGCGAAGGCGCGGAGGAGGAGGACGAGCAGGGGCGCGCCCGCCAGGAACGCCACGGCGAGCCAGGGGTCGATGAGGGCGAGCGCGACGACGCCGCCCAGCGGGCCCGCCGCCGACGCGACGGCGGCGGCGAGGGCGCCCGGCGCGGCGCCGGCGTCGGCGGTGTTCCCGACGAGGCGCGTCACCAGGTCGCCGGGCGGGGCGTCGGCGGTGGCACGCGGCCCGGCGGCCAGCACGTGCCGCAGGAGCCGGTGGCGGAGCCATGCGGTGGACCGGGCGGCCGTGGTGCCGGCCAGGAGGTCGGCGAGGGCGTCGAGGGCGGCGGGGGCCGTGAGCAGCACGGCGCACAGCGCCACCCAGCGGGTGGCTCCGGCGTCGTGGGCCAGTAGCCGGTCCACGGCGCGGCCGAGGGCGGCGGGGAGGAGGAGGGCGGCGCCGGCTGAGGTGAGGCTCAGTGCGGCCAGGGCCGTGGCTCGGGCCGTGCTGTGGCGTGTGGTGGCCAGGAGGAGCTGGTCGCCGGGGGTCATGGGGTCACCGTCCTCGCGGTCGGGGTGGGGTGGGGCACCCCACCCATGACGGCCGGCCCCGGCCGGCCCCCACGGGAGAGGGCCGGCCGGGGCCTCAGGCCAGGCGGCGCGTCACAGACAGAGGAGCACGCTCGCCGTGCTGACGCAGGAGAGCAGGCTCGCGGTGCTCTGCCCGCCGCCGCCGTGCAGCTCGTCGGACTCCAGGTTCTGCAGGTCGAGAAGTGCCATGACGGTGTCCTTTCTCGGGGACTGTCGGTGCTGTGCTACGGCCCCGCCGAACGGCGGTGCCGGGTTCAGGGGCCCGCGGGCGGTGCGGGCGGGAGGGGCGGCAGGAACGGCAGGCGGGCCGGGCGGTCGCCGCGGGCGGCGGCCAGGGCCAGCAGGCAGCCGGCCGTTCCGGTGGCGAGGTCCATGGAGAGCCGCATCATCTGGTGGCCGGGGAAGGCGAGTTCGCCCCGGTAGCCCATGGCGTACCAGTCGAGGGCGTCGATCTGCGCGGCCACCTGCCCGGGGGTGACGCCCGGGGCGGTGGTGCGGGCGAGGTGCAGGACCATGCCGGCGCGGCCCTGGAACAGGCCGGGCTGGGCGTAGAAGCGGGACCGGGCGGCGGCCGTGATGCCGTCGCGGGCGGCGGCGAGCGCCGGGTCCGGTTCCCCGCCGGCCGCCGCGAGGAAGTCGTCGAGGACCATGCCGATCCCCACGCTCCCGTCCCCGACGTACGGCATGGTGCGCCAGCCCTCGTCGACCTCCAGCGTCCCGTTGCCGGTGGTGACGCACCGGGCCAGGTCCGCGCGGAGCGCCCGTCCGGCCAGGTCCAGCAGGTCGGGCGCGCCCGTCCGGTCGTACAGCCGGAGGAAGAGCAGGGCCGGTCCGGTCGCGCCGCGCAGCAGCCCGGCCTGCCGGCCGCCCGCCGCTTCGCCGCCGTCGGCGTCGTCGGCCGTGAGGCGGTCGGCGAGGATCCGGGCGGCCCGCAGGGCGTGCTCGCGGAGGGCGGTGTCGCCGGTGGTGCCGGCGAGGTGGTCGAGGAGGAGGCCGAGGCCGGACAGGCCGCCGCGCAGGTCGGACGAGAGCCGTTGCCAGTTCTCGCGCAGGATCGCCTCGGTGAGGTCGAGGGCGCGCCCGGTGTGGCCGAGCCGGTCGAGGACGAGGGCGGCTCCGGCGACGCCGTCGTAGAGGCCGAGCGGGGTGCCGGGCGGCAGCGGGTCGGTGTGGTCGAGCAGCCACCGCTCGCCCGCCTCGTAGCGGGGCGCGCCCGCTTCCTCCAGGGCGTACAGCACCCCGGCCGCGCCGTGCGCCAGGCCGAGCCCGCCGCCGTCGCCGAACTGGGCGATGTCGCCGGGGAAGAGGCGGTCGTCGCGCTCGGGCGTGGCGGACGCGAGGAGGGCGCGGACCATGGAGTCCCGGCTCGCCGGCCAGTCGCCTGGCCGGGGCGGCCGGGCGGACGGGCGTGCCGCGCGGGCGGCCCCCGCCGCTGCCGCCCCCGCCTCGCGGGTGATCTCGGCCACCGCCTCGTCCAGGAACTCCCGCGGCACGCCCGGGAACTGGGCTGCGATCACCTCGGCGAGGTGCGCGGCCTGCTCCCGGTCGATGACGAAGAGCGTGGTGACCGGCAGGAACAGGGCCAGCCGCAGGCACGCCAGCGCGTACCGGTCCACGTCCCGGCCCCGGCGGTCCGGCGGGGCGAAGAAGCCGGGGTGGGCGACGACCTGCCGGCCGTGCTCGCTCGCCGGCGCGGCGGCCTCGAAGTCGATGAGGGTGACCGACCGTTCGTCGGGCGCCACCATGATGTTGAACATGTGCAGGTCGTTGAAGACCAGCCCGCGGGAGTGGACGGCCTCGACGGCCTCCTCCACCGCCCGGTGGATCCGCAGCGCCCACGCGGTGTACGCGGCGACGGCGGCCGGGTCGGGCTCGGCGGCGAGCAGCGGATGGCGTTCGGCGAAGAAGGAGTTGAGCGGTCTGCCCTCGACGAAGTCCATCACCAGGAAGCTGTGCTCGCCGAGCGTGAACCAGTCGCGGTACCCGGGCGCGGCGTCCAGACCCGCGAGCCGTTCCAGCGCGTCGCGCTCGCGCTCCAGCCGGGCGACGGCGTCCGCGCCGTCGGCCGCGAGACCGGCGTACGGCCGGCCCTCCTTGAGGACGACCTTCCGCCCGTCACGGGTGTCGGTGCCCCGGTAGACGCCGCCGCCGTTGGAGAAGTGCAGCGCCTTCTCGATGCGGTACGGCAGGTCGGCCACCGTGGTCGCGTTGCGCGCCGCGAGGTGGGGTTCGAGGAACGCCGGGAGGGTCACCCAGGACGGCACCCGGAACGCCGGGTCACGGGAGTCCGGGACGAGCCGGCCCGTGCCGTCCTCGACCGCCGGGACGAGCGTGCCGCGCTCGCCGACGCAGAAGCGGCGGGCGAAGGCGCCGTAACGGACGTAGAGCGGGCCCGCGTTCCAGCGGAGGTCGGTGAGGATGTACGGTCCTGGCCGGCCGCCGAGGAGCGCGTCGAGCTCCTCCAGCGTGGTGCGCAGCTGCTCCTCGTCCGCCGGGTAGACGGTGACGAACTTGCCGCTGTGGTCGCGTCCCGCGTACTTCGTGTTGCGGAGGTGCAACTGGTGCGGTCCGGGCACGAACTTGAACGGGATGCCCCGGGGGACGCAGTAGTCCCAGACGTCGGCCGCCGTCTTGTCCGCCGTCCCGGCGGTCGCGGAGACGTGGATCTTCCAGCCCTGGAGCGGCTGCCCGGGGAGCGGCCCGCCGTCAGGCCCGGCCGGGAAGAGGTTCAGCCAGTCGCCGCTGCGGGCGGTGGCCCAGCCGTCCGGGACCGGCCGCCGCGCGGTCTCGAACAGGCCGTCCTCCGTGGTGGTCCCGGCGAGGGTGGGCAGGCGGTCCGGGGTCTCGTAGAAGTGGCGGTCGGCCAGGCTGTAGACCTCGTACCGCTTGTCCATGCGTTCCCCCTCGGCCCCTCGGCTGCGATGCGTCGAGATTTCCACGCAGGGGGGAGCCGGACCAGTCACACGTGTCACCAATGGGCCGTGCGAAACGCATGGTGGAGGATGTCATTCCAGGGGTCGGCTCACTGAGGCGTCGGCTCACCGAGGGGTCGGCTCACCGAGGGGTCGGCCCACCCCCTACTCCAGGGCCACCGTGACCGTCTTCGGCCGCTGGTACTCCGCGAGCACCGGCACGCTCAGGTCGGTGCCCTGGCCGGACTGCCGCCGTCCGCGCGGGCCCGCTCCGGCAGGCCGTCCAGCGCGGCGGGCGGGCCCAGCCACAGGGCGGCGTGCCCGCGCACCGCTCCCGGGCCCGTCTCCGGGTCGGCGGTGACCACCCGGCGGCCGAGCGCCGCCCGGCCGCCACGGCCGCCCGCACGTCGTCCACCACGACCAGCGGCGCGTCCAGCCGCACGGCCCCCGCGTGTCCGTTCGTCGCCGCCCCGAGGGCGGCCGGGCGTCAGGCCAGCCGCCGTACCGGCTCGCCCGTCAGGAAGGCGGCGATGTCCTCCACG
This genomic interval carries:
- a CDS encoding TauD/TfdA family dioxygenase, whose protein sequence is MTQPTPVEAPTTWTGDTLGAEDWLLPMPPACARELGSGGQDLGPVPGRAVADLAAQITRRLWNGRGFVVIRGFPVAGRTDPECAALCRRLAASLGAVRPADAGGFVAVADNAGLGKTDLALTLHTDRTPAPHPPRVLGLLCVRPAAHGGDSLLASGHALHNRLLTDAPWALPRLYQDFRFGRGPGFDRRRPVFRRHGAGLRVHYNRRGIERAHQEAGAPLAPDERAALDAVDRILSDPRTALRVPLRRGDLLLLDNTVVLHGRTAFTDSPDPRARRCLVRVWVD
- a CDS encoding class I SAM-dependent methyltransferase, with protein sequence MRTWPGPTRRERRTRGRRRTSPGSANGCSPRTPRRRPDAALDAGCGTGRHVAYFTEAGVDRVGFDCQENMTAFARERRPGPDYRVDDMRSLRPGRAFDAVTCFGWALSNLHTDADVSRSVETFAVHCRPGALLFAHVPNPLADPVEAAFQRHFTLASPSFTATAGPRTRSTAAGSSSPAGGCGASHHPGIPDLSRLPAFPGCFGRGSVRRRPVRPGPLRGRLTPAAIRKAALLPPARLPQRYGGNRWDEPHGLDGSGEILRFQEFRQARSSELGARATEVLRPCAPRGSVIPAHDRGTRRYELLTCPEQVAQRGKTGRVGRNP
- a CDS encoding ATP-binding cassette domain-containing protein, with protein sequence MPEPGRTPSTARQGLRFLAARRGALARLAGWSVLEAGHTFALGYALARALDRGFLAGRAATGLGWLGLAALAVLAGAYGTGRTYRATADLVEPLRDGLVRRVVGRALADGDAAAVSRLTHQVEIARDTFAGLVMVSRSFVFTAGGALAGLCALAPALLLAVVPPLLLGLLLFLVTLRVLARRQEAVLVADEALARSLDDVARGLRDITAGGAERRVAAATGALVDAERDAARALARWSLVRVAALTLAGRLPVILLLVLAPWLLDHGTTPGAFVGALAYVTQSLLPAVQELVHGLGASGARLAVVIRRLTAGSGGSGGTSGGPLPHRSADGPPDAPAAGAAVTNGPAGPAATRAPTAAPPAGRSGPTAKAARPGHVAGRVTAAVPSPPDRTGDRPPTNTPRGPARSAAEAAPQGPGRLPRPDGPTAAPEPSAADNAPDPAADRMPAGAPATARQAPGRLPRPGGTAATAPPAPAPAPAPAPAPAPAPAPALELRGVTFAYGPHAAPVVHALDLRVPPGARLAVVGPSGIGKSTLTGLAAGLLVPARGDVTIGGLPARDTAARAGRVLIPQEAYVFSGTLAENLGYFRPDPVPEDELWAAARAVGMAGLAERLGGFGAVVAPAGLSAGERQWIALARAYLSPAPLALLDEATCHLDPAAEARAEDAFARRPGGTLVVVAHRAASALRADRVLVMDGPHTVCGDHAELLRASPLYRDLMAEATAGGPSDPAGPPGDSYGVHPVARPGLPGDRAHVVAYGPVRQVQAAGDLPDAGALGGE
- a CDS encoding ABC transporter ATP-binding protein; its protein translation is MTPGDQLLLATTRHSTARATALAALSLTSAGAALLLPAALGRAVDRLLAHDAGATRWVALCAVLLTAPAALDALADLLAGTTAARSTAWLRHRLLRHVLAAGPRATADAPPGDLVTRLVGNTADAGAAPGALAAAVASAAGPLGGVVALALIDPWLAVAFLAGAPLLVLLLRAFARASTDCAARYQRLQGDIAGRLAEALTGARTIAAAGTADRERARILRPLSGLSRQGHRVWRVQGRAAARAVTLVPLLQITVLAVAGLRLSQGRISVGDVLAASRYAVLATGVGMIVGQLSGLVRARAAAGRLAEVLAVPAPAYGTRPAPPGDGTLELRGVTAVRGDRIILCDVDLTVPGGTSVAVVGRSGTGKSVLAALAGRLADPDAGTVALDGVPLPELSHDALRHAVGYAFERPALLGGTIGGTIAFGAADPGHEAVTAAARAACADGFVRRLPEGYATPCAAAPLSGGEVQRLGLARAFAHAERVLVLDDATSSLDSPTEREVGRALLHDVAARTRLIVAHRASTAARADRVVWLDDGRVRAAGPHAELWRLPEYRAVFGA
- a CDS encoding SapB/AmfS family lanthipeptide, which codes for MALLDLQNLESDELHGGGGQSTASLLSCVSTASVLLCL
- the lanKC gene encoding class III lanthionine synthetase LanKC, coding for MDKRYEVYSLADRHFYETPDRLPTLAGTTTEDGLFETARRPVPDGWATARSGDWLNLFPAGPDGGPLPGQPLQGWKIHVSATAGTADKTAADVWDYCVPRGIPFKFVPGPHQLHLRNTKYAGRDHSGKFVTVYPADEEQLRTTLEELDALLGGRPGPYILTDLRWNAGPLYVRYGAFARRFCVGERGTLVPAVEDGTGRLVPDSRDPAFRVPSWVTLPAFLEPHLAARNATTVADLPYRIEKALHFSNGGGVYRGTDTRDGRKVVLKEGRPYAGLAADGADAVARLERERDALERLAGLDAAPGYRDWFTLGEHSFLVMDFVEGRPLNSFFAERHPLLAAEPDPAAVAAYTAWALRIHRAVEEAVEAVHSRGLVFNDLHMFNIMVAPDERSVTLIDFEAAAPASEHGRQVVAHPGFFAPPDRRGRDVDRYALACLRLALFLPVTTLFVIDREQAAHLAEVIAAQFPGVPREFLDEAVAEITREAGAAAAGAARAARPSARPPRPGDWPASRDSMVRALLASATPERDDRLFPGDIAQFGDGGGLGLAHGAAGVLYALEEAGAPRYEAGERWLLDHTDPLPPGTPLGLYDGVAGAALVLDRLGHTGRALDLTEAILRENWQRLSSDLRGGLSGLGLLLDHLAGTTGDTALREHALRAARILADRLTADDADGGEAAGGRQAGLLRGATGPALLFLRLYDRTGAPDLLDLAGRALRADLARCVTTGNGTLEVDEGWRTMPYVGDGSVGIGMVLDDFLAAAGGEPDPALAAARDGITAAARSRFYAQPGLFQGRAGMVLHLARTTAPGVTPGQVAAQIDALDWYAMGYRGELAFPGHQMMRLSMDLATGTAGCLLALAAARGDRPARLPFLPPLPPAPPAGP